The Cohnella abietis genome has a segment encoding these proteins:
- a CDS encoding Gfo/Idh/MocA family protein, protein MKEIRLGLIGLGGMASVHAEQVEQISGAAITAICDRDSVKVAEWGTKLGIDEGSRYSDPEDLIKNAEIDAVLSITPNNVHYEIIRLCLIHDMPIMTEKPFTRTYEEAKALLELSEANNTTCMVGFSYRYTPSFRMAREMIRSGKIGQVRHVFFQYLQQWGGPLFDTKMNWRLDRSITGSGALGDLGSHMVDAARFLIGEPIEISSLMSSLITEREDPVTGNPVQVDIDDFAAFVAVLEQGIPAVFQTSRNAYGSQNQFEISVFGDTGSLQMGWEYGDTLKWVHPDEEGNQVREEINVPDEYRLKQLQDFIDLLRGTVREETATLRDGYLNQRALEAIEQAHLSKKAVKVADVGVTSDRVEVTG, encoded by the coding sequence ATGAAGGAAATACGTCTAGGGTTAATAGGGCTCGGAGGCATGGCTTCCGTTCACGCAGAACAAGTCGAGCAAATATCAGGTGCGGCTATAACCGCCATCTGTGATCGGGATAGCGTTAAAGTAGCGGAATGGGGAACTAAGCTAGGTATTGATGAGGGCTCGCGCTATTCGGACCCCGAGGATTTAATTAAAAATGCTGAGATTGATGCTGTGTTATCCATTACCCCGAATAATGTCCATTATGAAATCATTCGTCTTTGTTTGATTCACGACATGCCGATTATGACGGAGAAGCCTTTTACTAGAACATATGAAGAGGCTAAGGCTTTGTTAGAGCTTTCGGAGGCGAATAATACGACCTGTATGGTTGGCTTTTCCTATCGCTATACTCCATCGTTTCGAATGGCAAGGGAAATGATTAGGAGTGGCAAAATTGGTCAGGTTCGGCATGTGTTCTTCCAATACTTGCAGCAGTGGGGAGGTCCGTTGTTTGATACGAAAATGAATTGGCGATTGGATCGTTCCATCACTGGATCAGGAGCTTTGGGCGATCTGGGCTCACATATGGTAGATGCTGCTCGTTTTCTGATCGGAGAGCCGATTGAAATATCCTCGCTAATGAGCTCGTTGATTACAGAGCGGGAGGATCCCGTAACAGGTAATCCAGTCCAAGTGGACATTGATGATTTTGCTGCTTTCGTTGCGGTACTCGAGCAGGGAATACCTGCGGTGTTTCAAACCTCACGCAACGCTTATGGGAGTCAAAACCAGTTTGAGATTTCCGTATTTGGAGATACCGGCTCACTTCAGATGGGGTGGGAATATGGGGATACGTTGAAATGGGTGCATCCGGATGAAGAAGGGAATCAGGTAAGGGAAGAAATTAACGTGCCTGATGAATATCGACTGAAGCAGCTGCAGGATTTCATAGATTTGTTGCGAGGAACTGTGAGGGAAGAAACGGCAACATTGAGAGATGGGTATTTGAACCAACGAGCGTTAGAGGCGATTGAGCAAGCCCATTTGAGTAAAAAAGCAGTTAAGGTAGCGGACGTTGGAGTAACTTCTGACAGAGTTGAGGTGACAGGATGA